CCTTGCCATTCCCTGTTCATCTGTTCCATAAGCAACAGGGAAATGGTTTCATGATGCACATTGGTAACCAAGGCATGCTCCAATACATGCGAGAAAGGGCCATGTCCGATATCATGCAACAGAATGGCAACCAATGCTGCATCGGTTTCTTCTTTTGATATATCGTGCCCTTTTTCTTTCAATGTCTTGAGTGCTTCATCCATCAGAAACATGGCACCTATGGAATGATGAAAACGGGTGTGTTGCGCACCGGGATAGACAAACGGTGCCAGGCCGAGTTGACGGATACGGTTAAGCCTTTGCAGAAAAGGGTGCTGAATGATCTTGTAAATAAAATCATTCGGGATATTGATGAATCCAAAGACCGGATCATTGATTATCTTCCTTTTCTTTTCCATCTTTTTTAATTCAAGATTTGGCTTACGCCGAATTTCTCCAGCATCTCCTTCATCTCCTGCTGTAATTTTCTTGCTTCCTGTCCGGCAGTATAGGCAAAATCTTCAGTGCTGTCCGCATAAATAATTCCACGTGAAGAATTAACCAGCAGTCCGCAGCTTTTGTTCATCCCATAGCGGCACACCTCTTCCAGCGACCCTCCCTGCGCTCCTACACCGGGTACCAGCAAAAAATGTTCCGGTACAATCTTACGCACATCTTCAAATAGTTTACCCTGGGTAGCACCAACCACGTACATCATCTGTTCAGCGGTGGCCCATTGCTGCGATACGCGCAATACTTTCTCGAAGAGACGCTCACCGTTGCGGTCTTCCGTCAACTGGAAATCAAGAGCTCCCTTGTTACTGGTGAGTGCAAGCAGGATAACCCACCGTTCGGGATAAATAAGGAAGGGCTTCACGCTGTCCTTACCCATATAGGGAGCTACCGTCACGGCATTTACTTTTACTTCATCAAAAAAGGTACGGGCATACATTTCGCTGGTATTACCGATATCTCCACGTTTGGCATCGGCAATGATGAATTGATCTGGATAGCGCTGGCGGATATAAGCAACGGTCTTTTCAAACGCCATCCACCCATTTACACCCTCACTCTCATAAAAAGCAAGATTGGGTTTATAGGCAACACAATAAGGCGTTGTAGCGTCGATAATGGCTTTATTGAACTCATAGATCGGATCTTCCGTATCCAGCAGATGCTCCGGAATCATTTTTATATCCGTATCCAATCCCACACACAGGAAGGATTGCTTTT
This window of the Proteiniphilum saccharofermentans genome carries:
- the pyrF gene encoding orotidine-5'-phosphate decarboxylase → MTKQQLFEQILKKQSFLCVGLDTDIKMIPEHLLDTEDPIYEFNKAIIDATTPYCVAYKPNLAFYESEGVNGWMAFEKTVAYIRQRYPDQFIIADAKRGDIGNTSEMYARTFFDEVKVNAVTVAPYMGKDSVKPFLIYPERWVILLALTSNKGALDFQLTEDRNGERLFEKVLRVSQQWATAEQMMYVVGATQGKLFEDVRKIVPEHFLLVPGVGAQGGSLEEVCRYGMNKSCGLLVNSSRGIIYADSTEDFAYTAGQEARKLQQEMKEMLEKFGVSQILN